TGATGACACCCCTGACTCTTGGGCTGCCCTCACACTGTCAGCAATTTGTAAATGAGCTGgtttgaaaatcatttttctcttctctgaTTGGCCACAAGCTGTTGCTTTGCCAGACCAATCAGAGAAGAGAAAGCCATCACATGGTTTTGCTGCCTCTTTTTAATCATGTCAACACGAATAGACGTTGCTTACAAATCAGACAGCAGGGATGTGATTTAATTAATCCAATGATTAGTCGGCTAATTGAGGCAGGAAAACAGCATTAATTGGAATGatttgttgccatgacaacaacaGAATCAGGGAGGCATGTGGTAACGCACAAAGTGAACCACATTGGGGGACTGTACATAAactgcgtgcgcgtgtgtgtgtgtgacaagtTTGAATCATGTTATTGATAATAATAGTAGATGATTGTACATATGAGCTCAGTATTTGGCAGGAAGTAAGGACAACAAAAAACGGATTCTCAGTGGAACTCCTTTTTTAATAATTCTTTATGgctatgtgcgtgtgtgtgtgtacagtacaCGATATAAAAGTGTAGTTTGTCGACCATGCAACAGAGGGCGCTATAGAGGCAGAAAAGGGACTCGATGTTGGAGCGCACTTTTTACACTtaaacacacgtgcacacataTCAATGCAAAGGTTCCCTCCGTCCACGTGTTTGTATACTTTTTGACGTTCTACGATTAGATTATGAAGTTAACAACCCTCTGATTGGAGGTTTCGATGGTGACAAGTTTAAATTATAAGAGTTTTGTAAGAATTGCAGCTATTTCCCCCCAAAGTTTCAGTTGTGTTGCatgtccttttaaaaaaaaaaatcaaaaagggaaaaaaacaaagtgtgtgtataccatatatatatatatatatatatatatagtatagttatataaatatatataatatatatcaaGTTATACATCTATaaagttatatatatatatcttatacAGTATTTATAGGTATTTatgttgtgtgttttccttttttgatttttttttttacttttagcaTACTACTACTCCTGTTTGCATtacgttttattttatttttgctttgttttgtcacattttaaaatacgcaaacatttccaaaaacTGCCCCTTAAATGCTACGTTAAAGCTACAAAAGTAGATAAAGAGGcgggggttaaaaaaaagttttatattTGCTAATATGTACTTTTCCCACTATAtttcacaacacacacacatacaccttTTTCCTGTCAATCAACACTTTGAGAACATCCCCCTTTACCATTAAAgttgaaagattttttttttttatcatatcGCTGTACTCAAgcccacttaaaaaaaatctttgtgttgccatggcgatgcAGTTAGCCACCAACGAAACGTTAGCACTGCACCTCTTTGTTTTTGATGACTATTTATTGGGACAATGTGCGATGCGGTCCTTTTTAGTGCGCTAAATGAActattttcaattcatttcctGCGGCGTTTTATTCTGTTGGGAGTCTGCCTCAAGCCATACGCGACTTGGTTGTTATCTGTGCGCTCCCTCTAGGGGGCGCCATAATCACTAAAAGACAATCATCTTCAAACTCTGCCTGCTATGGAAAGCCATTTGAGCGTTTTATTTTCCAAGTTCTTGATATCCAAAGTCCATATACTAGTACGCTCTTTGTCCTAACTAGTAAGACAAGGATTACTAATATGTTTCAACTACTAGTATCACTTTTGGCATAATCAATTAGATCAAATCTTAGAAATAAACTGCTGTAATTAGTACATGGATCTTTTGATAGGTATCAAGGATTTGGAATAAACACTCCAACATATTTCCACACGCAGGCCACCAAAGCTAAAACGCTCACTTTCCGATGTCCATTCGTGCTGGTGACAagtctgtttttttatggTGATATTATGATGAATATAAATTATCATCACGATGAGGACATAGACGTGatgaagactttttttgtgtagcttagtttttatttgatcaataTTCTATAAAtatctttttgtttggttgttggttttttttttggttgtgttATGAATTAAACGTCGCACGTTGTTTTGACGCACAAGTAAGCGAGGATGTCACTGCTGCATGGATCAAGAGCAAAGGGGAATAAAATGTAAAGTCAACACACCATCGTCACACAAATATATTCTAAGAAAAATGAAGATAAAATATAGAATAAAAATAGCTAATATATTGTGTTGGGCTAGTCTGCTTTTTTCTTGtaaagagactttttttttgttggagaATGATATACAATTTGTGTATATTTTCATAAATAAAAGTATGCACTGATATGTTATTACGAAATCTATACTGCTTTtacaaaaaagtgtttgttaTTGTACCAAAGTATCCGATGCTCCCTTTCTTCTTGCGCCTCCCTCGCTCCCCTTTTTGCGTATGTTTTACcgtattttatatattaaataGACAAGTTGACCTACACCAAACTTTGTCGCTCTTTTCTCTTTCCTTCATCTGTTCTCTTTAAAtgtaggtttaaaaaaaaaaaaaagtcatttggatttattttttttatagatttGTGGGTGGTATAAGTTTAGGTGTCATCTGTCCATGTCAGCTGCCTGCTTGACGTCACGCCCagtgagacacacacacacatatgcacacacacgcacacaccagcaGATTTGTCTcgaaattcatttcaatttaatCACTGACACAAAACCTTGACATCCATCTGTTTTTATCATTAGCATGCTAACAAAATGACACTGGAGAAATACTGTGATTTAGTTAGCTTATGTGTGTATGACTTTGCGTTTGTGTAGGTCTGTGTGTGGGCGCGGCCCGCTGTCTCACTAATTCAATTTCCACATACTGATTAGATGACAGCGGGCATCtgctgccacacacacacacacacacactgacacgcACATAGTTATGTGATTAGTTGAAAGCCTTGCCCACTCAAGCACAAGCCTCCTTCCTTCGTTTCATGCCGTCAGCTAGCATGGCGGTCTATCTGTCCCATAGTTTTTGTAAATGTGTACACAaccacaaacaaaagcataCTTTGAAAAGTTTGACAAAAACTCGCCCCTGATATCGCTTTCACTGACCAACAAAAATTGTGTGGTCATATCTATCAAAAAAGGATTCATGCCTGAAATTGAACAGgatgtcggccattttgttttaagcTATAGCCATTTTGGCTGAATTCCATGACACCACCATTAAGATATTTTGTTTAGCTACACTATTATGAGCAAACTATTGGGTCAGAGTTTGATGATCATTTCAAGAATTTGAAGCCTCACTGCCTAAGTAGATTTTTACTGTTTGTTTACTGTCGTTCCTAAGATGCATAAATGTCAAACAATAGTGGatcaaatttgcatttgtacCTTTAATGGAAGGATCAAAGACAACTAATACGgaataagaaataaaacacgTGTTGAAGTGAAGCATTTGTCATGGGGGGGGCTTAACATTGTGGAGGCTTAGCAGAGTCATGCGCAGCTGTcaccaacacaaacaaaaagctaATTGCACGCCGCCGTGCAACCTGGACTATTTTTAAAGCCATCGTGCATGATGATGAAAGAATTGGTCAGTGACTGCAACTTCAAGTGTCTCACTGGAGACGCCCGAACGGAATGCCAATCATATTTGGCTATTTCTGACTTCTCGCTCATAAAAAGTTGCGTATCTTGAGCTGTGGGCTCACATTTAAGCTAAGTTGCAATCAAATTGGTTCTTCTAGAACACTACTTGATTGTGATCATACAAAATAACACCCAGAGCATTTTGTCATCAAGTTTATTCAATTTAAATGTACTCCTACTAAACAATcaatcaagcaaaaaaagcaacatttattcatttattgatCAACAAACATTTCTTGACCGCATGAGCTTTTTGTTACACGACAATCAATCAGTCATTAGTGCGATCTGCTCTTATTGATCTCCACCGGGAAGTGAAACGTATCAGCTCGATTAGATCAATAACAGCTGATCAATGGTTCACCTTCCAGTCCGGACCAAGATTAGCACAGAAGGAAACTGGAGATGGAAGCAGACTCATCAAATCAAATTGGTACGATGGTAGTGGTACCAAGGGAAGACATTTTAGGAAAATTTAAGATAGCAAAGAATTGACTCGGGAACTTGATGAGTGGCCAGATGGTTTCCAATGACACCTAGGTTCTGGTGGACCGGATTATTCGTCCCCGGATGACCAGGAACCTCCCTCAACTTCCGAGTCCTCAGAATGTACGGACACTCCCGTCACAGGCTCCGCCTTCTTTGAACTCCCATTGACCGCCTTCCCCCAGTCCAGCTCGCCAGCAAAGTCCATCCCGGTGGAGATGTCATCTGATCCGTAAGCGGCGGCATCTTCCACGGACGATGCCCAGAAGTCCTTCTTGTCTTTGCCGTTGGTTTTGTGGAATTCCGACAAGGAGTCCTTCAAGATGACGGATTCCTCAGGTGCAGTCTCTGGGGACATCTCAACAGGTTTCTCGTCAAATGTTGGGGCACCTTCGCCGTCGTCTCCTTCCTCTTGATGATGACTCATAATagatttttcttcatcttttgGATGTCTTATGTCAACATCTTTGGTAGTCTTTTTCAGGATGTTCCATTCATCTGCCAGATGGCCTGCAGCCTCTTCTACCATGGAAGTAGATTGCTGGAGGAGACCTTTTTGGTTTTGAGATTCCAGACACTCTTCtttatcttcttcttcttctcccaaGTTGGGTCCACTGAGGAACTCACTAAAGGTTTCATCATCATGCATCACCTCATCCTCCCTTTTCTCTGGAGCTTCTGATGCATCTTGAACCCCTTCTTTCATCTCTTTGTTGTCTGTAGAATCCATCTGAGGCTGAACTGAATCCCCGAAGAGAAGATTGTCTTCATCTTGGAGATCAGGATCTATGCAGACTGGTAAGTTTACCTTGACAGCTTCTTCTTGGTTCAACGTTACATCCTGGACTTCTTCCAAGTAGTCGTCCGGATAGTCCAGTTGAGGCTGGATAAAATCATTCAGGTCCAGATCATCTTCATCTTGGAGATCAGGATCTATGCGCACTGGTAAATTGAACTTGATGTCATCTTCTTGGTTCGACGTTAGATCCTGGACTTCCTCCACATAGTCATCTGTAGAGTCTAAGTGTGGCTGGATGAAACCACTGTGGTCCAGATTGTCTTCATCTTGAACATCAGGATCCATGCAGGATGGCATGTTCACCTTGTTGGCCTCTTCTTGTTCCATGGTCAATATTTCATTCTGGACTTTCTCGCTATCATCTGGAGAGTCCAACTGAGGCTGCTCCACTTGGAGTTCAGATTCTGTGCAGGACAGCAGGTACAATTTctgtgcttcttcttctttcaatATTTCATCTGGGACCTCCTCCACAGAGTCATCCGGTGAGTCCAACTGAGGTGGGAGAAAATCCTCAAGGTCTAGATTGCCTTCTCCTTGGACATCGGGATCCATGTTGGATGTCTGATTTTCATCCTTATCAGTCTCTTCTTGTTCCATAGCCATTATTTCAACCTGGTCCTTCTCTCCATCACTCAGAGATTCTGACTGAGAAGGTCCCAAGTCCAGATTGCTTTTCACTTGGACATCGGATTCTACGCAGGATAGTGAGTAAACTTTCTCTGCTTCTTCTTGCTTCAGCATTCCATCTTGGACCTCTTTCTCTTCCATCTCCTCCTCATTATCCTTAGTGTCCAACTGAGGCAGAATCGAGTCTCTGGAGATTGGTTGGTCTTGGACATCAGGAACCATGCAGGACGTCAAGTTTCCTTCCCCAGCCTCTAAATGCTCCATGGTCAATGGTTCATCTTGGACCTTCTCTAAGTCATCCAAATGAGTCTGGGATAAATCATGGAGGTCTTGGCCTTCAGATTTCATGATGACTTCTTCTTCCATGGTCATTGTTTGATATTGGAGCTCCCCCTCTTCCACCCTTTCCTTGGCATTATCATCCAGAGTGTCCAACTGAGGCTCCACGGAATCCCTAAGGACTTGGATGCATTCCACTTGGACTTCAGATTCTGGGATGATTTTTTCTTCCAAGGTCATCATTCCATCCTGGACCTTCTCCTCTTCCATGTCCTGAAACTTCTCCGGCTGCACAGAATCCCTAAGGTCCATTTTGGTTTCCACTTGGACATCAGATTCTGTGATTCCATTCTGTTCCTTTTTGGTCATTCCATCCTggacctcctcctcttccacctcctgccatccctcctcctcatcctcaagAAGGACTGTTTGGTTCTCACTGGCCACCTCTTGAGCAAAGTGAGAAACATAGCTATCTGTGGAAAGGTTCGCCAATTCCTGCTCCACAAGTCGGTCCGTCTCGATCTCCACATCATCAACCTCCGCAGGtatttcttcatccaaatgctcCTCACTGACGTTTTCCAGTCCAGAAGCTTCCTGAGAATATCCCAGGTCATATTCTACCACCTCTTCATCGACTTCCTCACAAAGATCCTCCATGGTTCCAAAGTTCTTGGTCTTGCTTTCGTTCCAGGCACGTCCAGCCGAATCTCCATCACTGGACTCGCTCTCATCCACGTGAGACGCTTGCGTATTAGCGTCGGTGTCGTCGCTGGTGTACCGGATGAGCGGACGCGTGTCAGCTAGCGTGTTTTCTTGAGCATAGCTGTCGCTCTCCAGCTCCGTTCGCCAGGACACCGAGACATTCTGGGAGTCTTCGTCCTCTTCGTTGATGTCTGGTGAACGTTCTTCCCGTCGACTCCAAATCTCTTCTTGCTTCTTTGTTTCTTCTCGACTTAGCTCAGACCTTCTTGTTAAGATGTCCTCCTCTGGTTCTGCGTACTGACTTTCCGCTTCTAATTTGGGTTCACTTGACTCGACACGGATCTTCTTTTCTACTACGCTGTCCCATGTGTCCATCTCTTCTCCATCTGGATACAAGAAGTCCACTCCTTCTGCCACAGATGTTCCCAAGGTGGAGTAACTTATTTCCTGTCTGATCTCAGCCATGTCCTCGGGGTTGAGGTCACATTGGGAAGACAAACTGCTGGTCCTGGATTCCAGGGTGGGTTCGAGTATTGCCTCCGTTCCAGATCTTGATGTTATCTCCTGCTCATCTACCACCAAGTACGCCTCAACCGGAGCAATTGCAGAAGAACTGAAGGTCTCCTCTGTTGTCTCCAGAACATGTTGTTGTTGGCCGATCTCCTTATTGAGTGGTGGAGCTACCGAGTGGAGTTTCCCGCCATATTCTTCTTCTCCGCCTTCATCTGGATGTTCCTCCTCACCAGGAGAAGATAAAGGCTCAGCATATGTTACTTTCTCATCTACTTCCTGTGCTCGAAACTTCTCCACGGCTCCATCATGCAATATTTTAGGATAAGGACTTTGTTGTCTGGCCACTTTCgttgtcatttcttctttcttgtGAACCTGACTGACATTTTCAAGGTTGCTCCTCAAAGGGGTCGTTGAAGTCACGGATGGTCTCCAGACAGACGCGAGGGTGTTGCAGCGAGCCGGTAGTTGGTAATTCCCTCGTAAAGATCTCAAAGGCGCGTCTATGAGAGGCAAAAAATGCAGTCAATAAACTGCGGGGGTTGAAGTTGTCGTAAAAACGTGACCTCCTCACGAGTAAGATGGAATTGCCTCCAATGCTTTCTGGCTCAGTTCCACGGAGGGGACCCATGGTGGAGCGGAGGCTACGCTAATGGACGCTATTGATCGCCATTTCTTTCTTACTGGAAAGCCAAGAGGCCACGTGGCGGGCGCTTTGCGAACGCTGTTACTTGGATTACAACCATCAATCCACCAATTTGAATAAAACCATTCTAAAATGGAGGAGCTCAAAGTGAAGGGCTATTAGTTAACCTGATATCATGTTAGTGactattttgcattttcctcGTCAAAGCAGGCCTTTAAAAAGCACTTTCATTAATTAAAGGTTCCAAATAATTCAATCTAAATGGACGCTTATTAAAACAACCATGTGATTGGTCTCGGCCAATCAGCAACAAGAATTATGTTGTGATTAAagtaagtaaaaacaaaaagatgacGCAAGATGGTCTTTCTAGGCAAAATGAATGATGTCAAAGGACATTCCTGGTATTTTTACCTTTCAGTGTAATGTTTCTAGACTCTTTAAGACGGCTCATATCGTCTCGCCGCAGGCTCTCGCTGTCCAGTAGAGCTCTGCAAAGACagtaaaataaacaagatgTTCACCTCGGACGCAAAAACCTCGGCCTGTGCGGGGAAGGAAACATCAGAGTGTGCAGTCACTCTTATGATGATGAATGAAAGGTCTCTGCTATtgatctcacacacacacacacacacacagatattATTAGCAGGCCATCCAGCGCTAACTCACAAGCTAGCCACCATCCATCACGcgtaatatcttttttttttctaaattttgattCAAAAGACATGATTTACTTTATTCTACTTTTTTGTCCGCatgttcaaaaaaggtgtgccAGCTCTTAAAGCAAGTCTAACGATTGACTATTGATAGATTGATAGCTAATTATATTGCATGTCATGAGTCCCCTCCCTGCTGTTATTGGAGAATCCCACAGCTCATAAATGTGGGAGCAGTCTGCGTCAATACATGCGAGGGTGGGGCGAGGGGGGGTGTGCACTTTTGTGCTCCACAATGGACTTTGCGGCTCCAGCAGGACGACTCAGGCTGCTGCTTCAAGGGCGTGACCTTTGAAGCCCAAACAGCTGAGACCTTGTATGGCTGGAGAAGATCCAGTTTGCGCCGGGGTGACTCGATCACACTTGATCACACGGTCGAGTTTTATTGATGTGTCATGTCTATTGCAAGCTGACTTCCTCTGGCACGCTGGACAAGTAGAAGTCCCCCTCAACTGCTAAAAGTGGGCCAGATGATTTAGTGTAACCTTGATGAGAGCCAACACGGTTGATTTTTGGTGAGCGAAGCGGGGGCACACTCTGAACTGGTGACCAGTTAATTATAGAGTGGatagaaaaagtctacacacccctggtGCCAGCTATtcatgaaacacaaaaaaagagacatgTTAGCATGTGTCAAAAGGGGAAGAACGGCAAAAAAATCTGGTTGCAAAAGTGCGCACACCCTCTTATAACTATGGCTGTGTTCAGAATGAACCAATCATATTTCAATTTATGGGAGTCAGCACACACCTCGTGTTGGACATGACAtaatttggaatatttggaggtctttttttttttttctttctacctGTAGGTGACCACCTCCAGGCCCAGCGACATCTTCTGCTGGAGCAAGCCTCGGTTCTCCTGCACCAGATGATGAAGCTGCTGGCCCACATGCTGCTTCTCCTTCTCCAGACCTTCCAAGTGCTCCTGTACGCAAGACATGGCTTGACAAGGTTAGACGTGCTTCTGTTTGATTTTGATGATTAGATGGCTCCTGCTAGTCGTTTGTCAACCATTCAGGAGTCAGCGTGTATTATTCGATTGTTCGCCGGGCTTcctgaagaggaagaggacagCTGGGAATGACTCACACATTCTCACAATAGGCCGCTCTGCCCACTTCTTAGACAGGAAGTATAAACATAGTAGCTGGTcctttcttttggtatttaAACACACTGACAGAAGTTCAGCCATCTTCAAATTTACAGTCAGGAGAAAATTGTCATACAAATAAAGATTTGTCATATTCTTGAGATGGTGAATTATATGTTAtgaggaa
This DNA window, taken from Syngnathus acus chromosome 16, fSynAcu1.2, whole genome shotgun sequence, encodes the following:
- the nes gene encoding nestin, whose product is MALHTPAYSRHMAQEKHQMLDLNRRLQTYLGRVKLLEEENMQLAQEIHALRHGHRGASVREKSLKEDLHRTREELDEVWRERVFAQMEVCNLSEEFQMVERHWQKEARAQAEVNAKMEVSRKELEEEHEAQRWLRERISELEEEMEHLVRNQEVDVARLETALIHRAPQRSTPTLDLLQLEEELSQQASKAWQETEQAYQAQLDQLEENLRETAAHLGQTERHKNEYQAQLMALERERISEGDVRSQLEETAEQQSEEHRRHINTLQEHLEGLEKEKQHVGQQLHHLVQENRGLLQQKMSLGLEVVTYRALLDSESLRRDDMSRLKESRNITLKDAPLRSLRGNYQLPARCNTLASVWRPSVTSTTPLRSNLENVSQVHKKEEMTTKVARQQSPYPKILHDGAVEKFRAQEVDEKVTYAEPLSSPGEEEHPDEGGEEEYGGKLHSVAPPLNKEIGQQQHVLETTEETFSSSAIAPVEAYLVVDEQEITSRSGTEAILEPTLESRTSSLSSQCDLNPEDMAEIRQEISYSTLGTSVAEGVDFLYPDGEEMDTWDSVVEKKIRVESSEPKLEAESQYAEPEEDILTRRSELSREETKKQEEIWSRREERSPDINEEDEDSQNVSVSWRTELESDSYAQENTLADTRPLIRYTSDDTDANTQASHVDESESSDGDSAGRAWNESKTKNFGTMEDLCEEVDEEVVEYDLGYSQEASGLENVSEEHLDEEIPAEVDDVEIETDRLVEQELANLSTDSYVSHFAQEVASENQTVLLEDEEEGWQEVEEEEVQDGMTKKEQNGITESDVQVETKMDLRDSVQPEKFQDMEEEKVQDGMMTLEEKIIPESEVQVECIQVLRDSVEPQLDTLDDNAKERVEEGELQYQTMTMEEEVIMKSEGQDLHDLSQTHLDDLEKVQDEPLTMEHLEAGEGNLTSCMVPDVQDQPISRDSILPQLDTKDNEEEMEEKEVQDGMLKQEEAEKVYSLSCVESDVQVKSNLDLGPSQSESLSDGEKDQVEIMAMEQEETDKDENQTSNMDPDVQGEGNLDLEDFLPPQLDSPDDSVEEVPDEILKEEEAQKLYLLSCTESELQVEQPQLDSPDDSEKVQNEILTMEQEEANKVNMPSCMDPDVQDEDNLDHSGFIQPHLDSTDDYVEEVQDLTSNQEDDIKFNLPVRIDPDLQDEDDLDLNDFIQPQLDYPDDYLEEVQDVTLNQEEAVKVNLPVCIDPDLQDEDNLLFGDSVQPQMDSTDNKEMKEGVQDASEAPEKREDEVMHDDETFSEFLSGPNLGEEEEDKEECLESQNQKGLLQQSTSMVEEAAGHLADEWNILKKTTKDVDIRHPKDEEKSIMSHHQEEGDDGEGAPTFDEKPVEMSPETAPEESVILKDSLSEFHKTNGKDKKDFWASSVEDAAAYGSDDISTGMDFAGELDWGKAVNGSSKKAEPVTGVSVHSEDSEVEGGSWSSGDE